Part of the Prunus dulcis chromosome 8, ALMONDv2, whole genome shotgun sequence genome is shown below.
aaaggattttctacaactttaccttacttggtggtgcggaagctatgactggcccggtggtggatcccacgtacctctatggcctgggggcgaaaaacagtttgaaaatgtgagtggacaaaaataatgttcttcaaaacaattatcataaacataatatcccccattgtaaaaaggaaatttagctaaataaaactgaatacgtactttCTACGCCAAGTatattcaactcaaggcattctatctcagtcatattcaagctctaAAGTTTCATACTaaaccactgaaatcaaagctctCATAAAAGTGCTGAAATTAAACGTGTATAAAAAGTTCTATGCTCAAGCCTTGCATACTGAACAAAGATAAAAGTATCTatgcttgaaaaatcagaaaagctgatttaaaatagctgaaaatcataattaaataaaagaaactcaaaatcttttgaaaATACTACCAGTtcgtacccctgtcatttccgtcaattccctgggaggtctcgggcgtcacacaggctacccgagccgcaaactggcgaaatcaggggactatgatcagcctgtcccgccggcagattcctcggtgacaccaagtcaactcgagtcgatctggcaggatgcaggggaccgtagtcagcctgatccgcaatcctggcaggtctcggggacacagagtcagccgagccgcaatcctggcaggtctcgggacaccaagtctgccgagccgcaaatcctggcactcacggttcgagcgtccccgaaactcgtgaggcaaagtcaagtgcactgactgaactataatcagactggatgtccgtagacatcggtccaactctgggtaatcaccaaagaaaatgggtacgagatgttttaaaataaattcctttaaaaagaaatatctgaataataactgtaaaactcaagtcgtgctgcggtctcaactgattcgaaactcaaactctgtttttctaactggtaaataagcagcaccgacttatagaactattactgtaataATCGTGTtcggaaccataataaaacttacccaagatcaaataaggaaatttactCGAAGAAACTCATTTATCAAAACTCTCTTATATAAATCAAagtaaaatcacttataaacttatttatataaaatcgaATCAAATCATCCATAAAATCTGATTTACAAAAGcatgtccactcacagatgttccgagctacttcgacccctcgaaggtctcttttacACTTCTGCcgagctcctggtgcctgattatcccgaaagattaaattaataaactgctgaataaaacgaaattcaactaaacaccctgcccccggctcctagaaatacaaacaCTTATTCCAGTTATTCCTATCCCCGCCTTAGCTTTTTAAATAGTTAGGCCGGCCTCAAGAGACCCAGAACCTCGATAAGCGATGAGTTGCtcgatcggccgatccgggaccccgtgggtccacggtctccgatggccaatctgagcttCCCTAAAAGTGTCTCATAGGGCGGGAACCAAGTTCTGCGAaattggtccgaatcggacggtcggattggccaaaatcgcgttatcgcttaaaaccctaaccctagccccagggttcgcgattccggagtatccgagactccgattcgtgatccgtcgaatcctacgcgatcctgaaatcacgtagaccgacatctccaaaattcagcgcgatccaacgatcacacgacactgcacccacggaccgcgcaatatggaaaatccgttcggggctcaaacggacccCGAATCGGGATCCGCGAAATctcacgcgctcgtgacgacacgaggacctcaaaactggccaaagccgtgccaccaccctggcccacgcgccgccacacgcgcggggcagatcgggtgtccaaagagattcgggtgtgccgaaaaaatcgtggaaccgaaactccaaactcctaccctaggtaaaacatcctatttggagtcacttttgttcttggaccacccttaaaaagtgaccagaaatagtagtttcgaagggccgaagtttcggccaaacttcaagtcgaaaatttaaccccttaacgctaaaatagatcgaagcccatatacccatcagctagagcacgaaaaataggtcaaaaaccataccttactcgatcgatttggttgagaaacgaaggagaacgagctcccacaaattttcagaaaaactgtCGGACCCGGCCTGTTTCGTGGAAGTTTCCGGATACTACAGTGGCGGATGGAGGCTGAGGAGGGGCAGAGCtgatagagggaagtgaggtggttcttttgggaccggtatttcctgaaacggtggcctgagttgggagaaatcgctCTCTAAAGTCGGCTGGTCGAGATGGTTCGAGAGAGAATGcagctgggtttataaaaactgaacttcgaaatatttacggttctgccactgagactcttttgaccataactccttcgttacaactccgattcgggtctactccgtgtctacggactcctttcgccgtgctctacgtaatggcgcaagcggaagtcccaaattctttctcaatcaaaaagtcaaattttccccattaaaaaatgcaagggcaaattggtcttttcgctaaaagatattttctttacttttttagatattttctttctttttagatattttgttttgggttcttacatctggtgcctgattaaccaagaatattaaattaataaaactgttcaataaaagaattaaattaaaacactgacccccggctcctagaaatgcgtgcactcattttcaAGTCAATCCTATGCTCACTTTAGCCTTTCAGACAATTAGAACGGCCTTAAAGGACCTGAAGCTTTACTAAGCCATAATCTGCCAGATCGGTCGatccggaaccccgtggggtccacgacctccgatggccgatctgggattctctagaggttcctcacagagaaagacccatatcctgcgagtttggtccgaaatggacggtcggattagccaaaatcgcgttatagcttaaaacccaaaccctagccccagggttcgcgagttcagagtatctgggactccgattcgaTATCCGTTGGATCCTACACAATCCTGAAATCATGGagaacgacatatccaaagttgagtgcgatccaacggctcggCGATATTGCACCCAGGAatcgcgcaatatggaaaatccgttcggggctcaaacggactccaaattgagatccgcgaaatcctacgcgctcgtgacagcACGAGGATGGCAACAATACACAGATTCACtacactaccctcacccacgctccgccacacgcgccggcagtttgtgtgtccaaagcgataacggctcgccggaaaaactccaaaccaaGACTcgaaactcctatcctaggtaaaacaccccatttggagtcacttttgttcttgaacatacgccaaaaagtggccgaaaatggccgatcacggcagccgaagttcggccgattttcaatttgaaaatcgagtgatctacagctaaaatcgatcaaaacccatccaaccatcagctagagcacgaaaaataggtgagaaaccatgccttactcgaacgatttggttgagaaacgaaggagaacggAAGGCTTGAAACTCAGGCGAAAATCGATTTTCGCCTGATTTCGGCGAGCTCCGGTCGGTGCAGGGGCTTAGACCGGTCTGGAAAGGATGGCGGCGACGAGACGAAGTTAACGGTACCGGTGCCCTGTGGCGGCGGCTGGGCGAACGGAATGGGGAAGGGGGAGGCGCGGGGCGCGCGGGCAGAGGAGAggaaaagggataaaaatctgacttttttccaaattatcgttttgccctttatggtattttgaccgtattttcttcgttacaacttcgattcgagtctactccgtgtctacggactcgtatCGTCGTGATCTACGTaacggcgtaagcggaattgccaaattccttctcggtcaaaaagtcaacttttttcctattaaataatgtgagggcaaaatcgtctttcttctagaataaattaatattaattttaagatattttgttttgggttattacaagtGGGGCCCACATAAGATTATGAATTAAATTCCTGATTTTagaggaattcaattcttgggtgggaggtggtattctaatttGTGGAAAAGTAACCCATTATGAATTCATCTTTTACTCATTATGtcctcacacaattttcaaaattcaaaatatgctatctactttaacccaacaacaaggacattttagtaattagcaCCACTTCTACCCTAATTCCATatgatttagtaaacaacttcaatacgAATTCAGAATCTAACTATCCTcaatccatatggtttagtaaacaacttcattaGGAATCtggaatctaattctccttaattcaatttctcataATCTAATTacggattagtaaacatgccataaaGTTAACTATGATTTTCCACCTCTTCAAAGTCTCCATTCAAAGATGGTATCGTAATGGCTCGTATTTTAATTCTCAAAATAAATGGCCCAGATCAAAAGTCCATTAATTATCATGGTGGAGCCGCTTATGCATATTATCATCTGTAGTTCTCATTCTCAAAGCAAATGTTATTGCAATTCCTTTCAAAACACTGATATTAATAAGAGGCACATTTTAGAATTTTCTCAGCAAACTCAGCATAAGTTGCGTGGGGAAATAGCTCTCTCATCCAATAAAAGATTCAGATTATGCTCAAAGGGTTTACTAAAACTGAAGAAATAGATAAAGGGAAATAAGGAGAGTAAGACACACAGAATTATAGTGGTTCAGCTACTTGATATAGCCTACGTCCACTTAAAAGAGAGTTGTTTGCTCTTATTCATCATAAGAATTACAAAAGGTTCAgtagtacatatatatatatatatatgtataactCTCTAGTATGCAGTCCCAAGAAGACTGTTCTAATTCCAATATAGTGGTACAGTTGAGAACTTTGGTCCAACGGTAATATAGGTGAGTATTAATCAAAGCAATTATTCCAACAAAAACCTAACCAATGAAACTACAACAAGAAGTTGAGACATAACCTAGCTAAATCCCGATGGTCATGCATTTTGTTCATCGGTCTTGTCCGTTTGAATACAACTCAATCTTGAAGCACCCAAACATATAAGGAATATGGCAGGCAAAATGGAGGCTTTGAGAGGATTTGATGATGCCGAATGAAGTAAACGTACTGAACTGTCGAGCAAATACACTGAGAGATGGCACCAAGTAATCCAAAAATGTCAAGAACATCAGCAAATAGCCTTCGCTGGGGTCTTGGATAATAAAACCACCACAACGTCCTCCACCTCCTCAATTCAACTCTTTCCTTTTTACCCTTGTAAATGAGCTCCCAGATGCAAGTCAGTACAGCAGCAATAGCCAACATCACACCAAATACTGCATACTGGGGATTCCTTGGGGAGGAAACCTGATCAAAAGCAAGTGACAAAATCTCTAGGCACAGGGCAATGAGTAAAAAGATCACTTTGCTGAAGTAGCCTACAAATAAATCAgtaatacaatgaactaaaaCTTAACAAGCAAGAAcaatgcaaaagaaaatgtaGATTAACTATGATTATGAGTTATGACTATTCGACAACCATTAGGCTTGAAAAATGATGTAGAACATATGGGGAAAGCAATTGAAGAGGAGTTGGAGAGACGCATACGCAAGGgtaaatcaaacaaaacacatCACTTTGCTATGATGTATCGACTTTTTCGGGCATTTGAGATTGTTTAGCAGCTCGAAACCTGGTGTTAAACTTTTTACactttcctattttaattcattGTTTATTCCTAGAATTTCTAGGAATATTTAAGTAGATTTTACTCGTGACTagggtcttttttttaaaattccaatttATCAAATAAACCTTGAGGTTTCCTCATATCTTCTTGGTGGATTCCAGAGTTACATGTTCTAGGCTAAAGTTTTAGCCAATCTATTATCCTCGTCACGCTATGTTAAAAAACTTAAACTGTCACGGAATAAGTCAACAATGTATATCAAAATGACACCTCCCTCACGTGCAGCCCCAATCCTACACGATTAGACCCTTCGAACTAGAGCTTtaatgttaataccatgttAGAAAACGCATAGGCTGCAAAAGCTAAGGAATGACCAAATGataagatttttaaaaaaatttacaacataattccaaaaatataaacacTTGAAAATAACCACGAGTGAATGTACTTTCAAAAACTTGGAAACTCGATGACAAAGatcgatctctctctctctctctctctctctctctctctctctctctctctttggcaACCGATAACAGAATCTGTTCACAATTGATAAACTTTAAAATCATAAACAAACTCAGATTTCAGTACACACCCAAGATTCAACCcgaaatgaagaagaaaggaaatacAAGGGCAATAATCAACCAAGAGGAAAGGAAGATAGAGCTTCTTCAGAACTTAGATCCAGTAATTCAGAAAGGGGGAGTTGTGGTTGCTAGAGAGAGTGATAATTGCGGAAGAGAGGTGTATACTGTTCCTCATGTTTTCCTTTCCAACTTTAAAGAGGGACTTTGTTTTCGTTTTCACGAAATCGTTTACCGTTTTTGTTATAGGCGTACCAAACACAAATTGTTTCTTAGTGTAGCTTTGATGCATTTCTGGTTCTGAAGTAAAAAAATTGAGTTATACCAAAAAATAACCAAGGAGCTGGCATTTAGGTTTCTCATCACCAAGGGGGTTTAGCCACCTCTTGGATCATAAGCTCAAGTCAAGCTTCTATGAACTCGTATTTAGACTCTCAATTTCAGATTCAAGCCTACGGTCTCAGAAATTACCCCAGCTACCAGTTTGCAGTTCAGAACCTCAACAAGATGTTCATGAAGAAATGAGTTTTGGCTGCAACAAAGCTCATAATACTTGTAACATCTCTTCAAAGTCCAAAGATGGTATCGTAAAATGTTCCACTTCTGGTCCATTAATTATCATGGCTTGTGCACATACTATCATCTGTAGTTGTCAAAGCAAATGTTGTTGCAATTTCTTTGAGAACACTGATATTAATAAGAGGCACATTTTAGCATTTTCTCTCGACTCTTATACCTAACCAATGAAACTACAACAAGAAGTTGAGGCATAACCCTAGCTAAAATGCTCATGTTCAGTTATTTTGTTCAGCGATCTTGTGCGTTTGAAATGAATACAACTCAATCTTGAAGCACCCAAACATATAAGGAAGACGGCAGGCAAGAGGGAGGCTTTGAGAGGATTTTGATGATGCCGAATGAAGTAAACATACTGAACTGTCGAGCAAAGACACCGAGAGATGGCACCAAGTAATCCAAAAATGTCAAGAACATCACCAAATAGCCTTTGCTGGGGTCTTTGTCTCCCAGATGCAAGTCAGTACAGCAGCAATAGCCAACATCACACCAAATACATATATTAATACTAAGTACCTCAATACAATGATCTTTCCCTTATTTTGCTAATCTTTACAACATCTCGAAATACCCAAAGATAAAAGAAACATGAAAGGCAAAATGGATAGTTTGATAGGATTATTAGCATGTCGATGGAGGTAATCATACTGAACCCCAGAGCAAATGCTTTGAGCGATGGCAAGAACTAGCCCACAAATGTCAGGAAAATTACCAAAAAGCCTGTTTGGtggatatggatgataatacCACCATATCCTTCCCCAGCTCTTGAATTCAACTCTTTCTCTGTAACCCTTGTGAATGAGCTCACAGATGCAAATGAGTACGGCCGCAATAGCCAACAACATACCATATAGTGCATAGTGGGGCTTACTTGGGGACGAAAGCTGATCAAAAGAAGCTGAAATAGTCTCTAGCCCAAGGCTAATGAGGAAAAAGATCCACTTCTCTGAATAAGTAAACTGCAAAAGAAATGAAGCGGCCATTTATTATTCAAAGATATCTTATCTAGCAAGAAATATAgcaaatcaaaacaataagAATCAGTTTTCGAGCAAAACTTCTCCTCGTGCGACCGATAACGCGAGTTGGTGGCGTgaggagagatagagagaggggTATATGCAACCGATGTACGCAAAGTTTTTCTTTGAGTTTTGATATCATGACCTTTGTCCTGTGCTTTGGCTTGTTATGGTCGTCTTaagaataaaaacataaaCGCGATGCAACCGATGCAACCGATGTAAACAACATAAACGCGATTAGCttagtttatttttctaattcaaACGTTAAAGtgcaaaaaatttcaaatctcATGTAAAATTATCGAATcttaagaataaaaaagaaaacataaattaaGAAATGCAAAGGAAACTAAATGTGTGGGTCCCAAACACTGGTGATCCATAATTAGATTGAACACTCGCAAGGATTGACAATGGACATGAACAAACTAGATCAAATAACTGAAGTTAATGAATTATTTGAATTAAACGATAGGTGTTTCTATTTGGGCCCAACACTTTTCCTCTCCCCCCAAACCCAACAAGTTTTAAAATCCCTATTTTACccctaaaataaaaagtctcAAGCTCAACCCGTTGGATTGGCGGACGTGTTTGAGACGAAAGAAGATAATTTTTGCTTTCAGCTGCTCAACCACCCCATTACCCACGTAAGCCTCTGGCCTtagctgccaagaaatggttggttaatttcataaaatatcgAAGTATTAATACGCAATAATTCTCTTctataaaaaccaaaacaaaaatcacaaGTCTATCAGTTTCACAACAATTCTCATTTCTTATCTCCGATGGACCCAAAATCCTCCTCAACCGAAATATCAGTCGAGTTCCCGACGATCTTCAGAATCTACAAAGATGGTCGCGTCGAAAGACTTAAAGGCACCGAAACCGTCCCGCCTTCCACCGACCCCGAAACCGGAGTCCGATCCAAAGACATCGTCCTGTCGCCCGAATCCGGACTCTCCGCACGCATCTTCCTACCCAAACTCACAGACCCGACCCGGAAGCTCCCCCTCCTTGTTTTCATCCACGGCGGCGCTTTCGTCATCGAGTCCCCCTACTCTCCTCTCTACCACAACCACGCCGCTTTGCTAACATCCGAAGCAAACGTCGTTGTCTTGTCTGTGAACTATAGGCGTGCCCCCGAGCACCCACTCCCTGTTGCGTATGAAGACTCATGGGAAGCACTCCAATGGGCCGCGGCCCATTCGAATCGTAATGGACCCGAGGCCTGGCTCAACGATTATGTTAACTTTGACCGTGTTTTCGTGGGCGGGGACAGCGCCGGGGCAACCCTTACGCACCACGTGGTACATCGTGCCGGAGTCCATGGCCTGAGCGGGGCAAAGATAGTTGGCATGATTTTGTTTCACCCGTTTTTTGGGAACGGAAAGCCCGATAAGCTACTCGAGGTTGTTTTTCCAGAGTGTAATGGGCTGGACGACCCGAGAGTGAACCCGGGGAAGGATCCGAAATTGGGGAAGATTGGGTGTCGGAGGGTGTTGGTTTTTGTGGCTGAGAAGGACTTTTTGAGGGACAGGGCCTGGGCTTACTATGAGTCATTGAAGAAGAGTGGGTGGGGTGGGGTGGTTGAGATTTTGGAGAGTGAAGGGGAGGACCATGTGTTCCATTTGTTCAACCCAAGCTGTGACAAAGCTGTGGCTTTGGTCCAAAAGGTggtttctttcataaatcaggaCTAGGTTGGGCTTGTGTTAGGTGAGTTTGTAATTTCAATGTCATCATAAGATTTGTGTAATAGAATATGAGCATATTATATTTGCCAAATATGTATTACATTATCGTAAGTATTCTATAATCACTCATTTGGGCCTTCACTCTTTTGGCAATTTGGCAAACAAAAGCTCAGGATCTCTAGTTGCCGAAAGTGGATTTCTTTGTTTACAAATAAAAGATGCCCCCCACTTTGCAAGTTGCATTGCTACATTTTCCTTTTAAGTCATCCATCGTCTGAGCCTCTACCATAATCTTCATCCCCCCATCTAATTGAATTCTACCacacctttttgttttctctgaaAATGGAGCCAATCAACAACGAAGTCCTTAACGAATTTCGCTTCTTTCGGGTGTACAAAGACGGTCGCATTCAAAAATTCTACGACACCCAAAAAACCCCACCATTCAATGACCTGATCACGGGTGTCCAATCCAAGGACGTTATAATTCAACCCGAACCCGCCGTTTCCGCCCGTATTTTTCTACCCAAGATCCACGACCCCACCCAAAAACTCCCagtcctcttcttcctccacGGTGGCGCGTTTTGCATCGGGTCTGCCTTCTCTCCAATTTATCACAACCACGTCTCCCGTTTGGCCGCTGAAGCTCACGCAATTGCGGTGTCCGT
Proteins encoded:
- the LOC117637284 gene encoding probable carboxylesterase 5: MDPKSSSTEISVEFPTIFRIYKDGRVERLKGTETVPPSTDPETGVRSKDIVLSPESGLSARIFLPKLTDPTRKLPLLVFIHGGAFVIESPYSPLYHNHAALLTSEANVVVLSVNYRRAPEHPLPVAYEDSWEALQWAAAHSNRNGPEAWLNDYVNFDRVFVGGDSAGATLTHHVVHRAGVHGLSGAKIVGMILFHPFFGNGKPDKLLEVVFPECNGLDDPRVNPGKDPKLGKIGCRRVLVFVAEKDFLRDRAWAYYESLKKSGWGGVVEILESEGEDHVFHLFNPSCDKAVALVQKVVSFINQD